In Zingiber officinale cultivar Zhangliang chromosome 1A, Zo_v1.1, whole genome shotgun sequence, the DNA window CAACGAAGGGCTGAAGGCGCTTGTGCTGCCTGCAGGCTTGGAGTCACCTCCATTCcctttgaggcacctcaaacccaacctgaggcaccctcaagggcaaTGGAGGTGCCTTAGACCAAGTTAAGATGAACGTTTGCAATCGGATAAAGTTTTGTCCGGTCAAActtcttggaggcaccctcaaccctcttggaggcgccttcaacactcgagatagactttccaggagctatataacgACCCCTGGAGTTAGaaaataatcaatcaactctgtattaagttcctagcaacttctgagcgctcttagtgtgtaaaaaagacttctccgcctacagtgaaggagaaattctagtagagttgttcgactgccttagattaacagccccctgggttgtaaccaagttaaattcctgtctcctcttctttttctgtTATTGAGTTTTTATATTATAATTGTTGCtagtttttgagttgaaagtcttgaggagggttaCTTttcatttgcaggcaattcacccccctcttgctggcccagCTGCTCCAACATCTCATTGGTCTAGATTatgtataaataaattctaaaatctCACCTGAGTTGGTACCTTAGCTGATGCTTCATAGCTGGAGAAACTCATCGTCAAATTAGTGGTCGAAGCTATAATGAAGTTGCTGCCGGGAACAGGGCCAGAGCTACTGTGATCAATTAACCCACTTAGCGCAAACATCCCATACAAGAATTGGAAATCAGATCTCTACAAACCTAAAACCCAGCATGCCTTACCCTAATTCCGTGATGGAAACTCCCTTTCTGATGGAGCTCAACAGCCGGTGGTGGTTGAGATTGGCGATAAGAAAACCGACAATGGAAAGAGAAGATCAAAAAtcaacaaaataagaaataaccAATCCATCCCAATCAAGGGATTGGTAGCATATCTTCACCGGCGAGAAATAGGAATCAAAAtcttcttataattttgtgagatgaattaggtttaattttagggtttggtttaactttgtattagattcaggtttagctttgggttcaacaaacatgcattttttagataaacttctgggctattgtgagtcacttggacatcattagagtaaccatgcagtcgaggttttccaaatagtcctatccacttaattcagtacaaaatcttggtctaactagttagagtccataaggggtagcttcagttagttccactaagtcaaatgcaccaggtcgaagccatatcttcctgacatgcatagatagagtttccctaacctactatcatccaaaacttcaccagtaccgtaggtcaagttaaacttttgtccctatttagCCCGATTCTaattattattttagaggtgccaactaattcagagccccccctgaattattgaatctTTTGAGTTATGTTTTGGGTTTACGTTGATTAGTTTTATAGTTGTAGTTACTTGGTTGTatttatttaagttaggtttaaataacttaaggtttttcttttgttttgtacttatttttgaagatttaacTTTAGAGTTTAAGGAAgagtcttttgatttattttgatttatataataaattttatctttagatATGTAATATCGATTGAGTCCTACTTACGTGGTTAGACACGTTTTCAGAACTTAAGCTttactttgatttttattttggttaactaaagatataaagaatttgttggttgagctgggcttatatccgagtccggactTGTTATACATAGCTTGAtcttgtccgagagtcgaggtaATGAACGCTAGGGATGTGATGCTCCTGTTGACTGTGCGTAGACCTCCGATGAGACTAGCCTGCAAATACAaaagcgtcagtgccgagctaggAAGTGGTTCCCCGGCggtggccctccgatgctcaagtcagatctTCGGTGAAGGCAGCAAGCAAGCAAAGAAAAGAACGAAAGTGGTAGCATAACTGTAGCTATAGTGGAATGCGCGTACCTCCATCAAAGccttgggggtccttatataggactctcGGGGAGCGCATACACGTTTCTCGAGATACACATGCTCCTCAAAGTATACATGGAAAAGACGTGTCAGAAAAACTATAGTAGATTATTTAACAAGCCTCTACTTTtcagtttatttattatttaatgtaagtgttctttaattaagttagttatcCGAGAAaagtatttttgtttttatttatatagggACTATTCACCCCTCTCCCCCCTCGCGCGGCTGCCAAGGGCCCTAACAATAGCAGCCTATATACACACATAATTCACAAGACCAAATATCAATATGCATATTTCAAAGAAGATATCTTGAACTCGTCTAGCAATTTATCAGATATAAATAAACTTACTGCATAcaaagaaatatattttttgaaagaaaaaaaagcaTGAGTTGATCCATATACTAACAAAAGAAAAAACATATACCTGTTGTCTACCTCAATGGCACGCTCAATCAAAGGGTCAATGGAAGTCCCCTTGAAAACCAATGCTACAATTAGAAGCCCTAGAAAACTAATGCTGCAATTAAAAGCCCTCTAAAACCAATGTTGCACTCTCAATCAAAGGACCTCTTCTTCCGTTGCAAGAAAGAACATATgaacaaaagaaaaaaaggaatctTTATCTTCTCTACAACATATGGTCACAAAGAAGAGCTCACCTCTTCATATGGGGCATGGAAAACAGCCACATGATGCTAACAAAGCAACCAATCATCGTCAACAATCAGCCAATGTTCATATGGGGAAAAGGCATTGATCCGTACAAGCATCATATGGTTTTGAACATTCAAAGGGGTCTAACCGATTTTTTTTTAAGGAATTCCAAGTCCACCATCCTCTATGGGACTGAGATCGAGATTGGAAGAATGCATCCCGCATCCTTCGCCTGTTGGTAATGGCGCAACCGCTCCCGCACCACCCTAATGCAGCAGCTCCTCTACTATTTCCCCCTCGACACCCGCCCCTCCAACCGCGTCTTCTTCTAGTCCTATGCCTTCTACCTCTTCCACTTCATCCACCTCCTCCACACCTTCATCAACATCCTCTGTCGACGCTGCTGCTCCCTCACCGTCATGTTCCTCCATTCCGTCTCCTTTAAGAATGAGGGAAAAAGAGGCGTGAAGGGCATCGGGGGAAAAGAGAAGAGATTGGTAGTTTTCGTCGATGAATCCATGGCAAAAAGAACGAGGGCGCGCCAATAGGGTTAGATAAAAGAACTGGTCGCTAGTAGTTTGGACGCTAAGTATTTCATTGGGCGCTAAAGTGAAATTATCTTTTTCATCTTTTTTACTTCCTAtctataaattattaaaaaaaaatactttttttacTTTATCACATACATTATACCCAAGTAATAtgctacttaaaaaaaaaaaaaaaaatgaagcccaatttttttaaaataggaaGTAAAACATACATTTTTTATTTCGCTAGTGTTGTTATCGAAGTTGTTTATTATatactatttcaaaattattaagtaACGAAGTAATCTATGTCGAAGTAAAAAGTGTTTTTTCTACTAATGCCCCTCCCTATGTACGTCACGATCTAACACAACGTTCTTAGATCAATCgcttattaaagaaaatttatttattaatttattaaaattaggaTTCGACCTTACATGTTTAACAAACTGAGAAGCTATCTCATTGCTACACCATTAGCATTTCAAATGAGTAAGACTCTTAATCTTTCTATGTCAACTTCATCCTAAATTGATCTTTATATAACGATCAAGAAGATTAGTGcaaaaaaactaaaaacaaatctTATAAAAATATCTCTTTGATAATCATTTTCATAATAACaatgttgtattatttttttatataatgtagatatttaatttttacgaTCAGACTAATTTGGAGATGACCGATTTGGCCTGATAAAAGACTTTCATTAGCTATCATGGTAATTGAGAAATACATATGAATCTTAACGAACAGTCCAAAATCacaagtttttcaaattttcgaAATGTAATGTGTCTAGGTAAGATTTAAACTCTCATTATTTAGGGAGCCACTCTCGTTATTTAGAAAGTTCATCTTACTTCTTACCATTACATCATAGTCCGGAAGCAATAATATCATATTGTTGCTCCTAATACTCCATGCAATCTTTCTCCATCAGTTCCAACCAAAAATGAGCATTATATTGCTATCAATGAGATTTTAGTATAAAATTAGATGTCAAATATGGCTAGATCACTACTTAATAACTCAAAATATACTACTTTACCCCAATTAAACCTATCACATGTGCAATTTCATAAGTTAAAGCACACGCGAACACATCTATCATCTTCGATCGTTACTAATAACTTAGGATTATCATACAATTTAAGAAAAATGACTAATTTTTTACGTTGAAATTTTTAGGGAAAGCCTCTTGCtagaacaatttttttttactttttctttttcaaccaacatacaactcaaatgtAGATTATTATGATTCATCAAAAGAGGCAATATCATCATGTCCTCTCCATCCAAATCAATCATAACATGCCCACTACAAAATGATTAACAAAGCTCACTAAAAAATTAGCTAGCATAACGTATTAATCTTTCTTATTGATTTAGTCTCATGGAAATTTTTTTACCGATCTCAAATTTCTCATCtgagtaataaattaaaaaaataaaacacacactCTATGATTAGGCGACGTCTCAACCAACCTCCACCACCTACTGAGCAatttgtcatcttcttcctccgatcGCTAAGCTCCAAACACCTTATCTTCATTTTTTTAAATCCACCTTCTTTGAATCACTTGCCGACTCTCCTTCCTCTTCCAACCTAAATCGACAACGACACTCTCCCAACTTCCAAATCCCGGTTCCAGTCATCTATTCTAAACCACCCTCCCCTTTCGCTCAAGATTCATTTCGCCAGTTCTTGCGTCAATGGCGCCAGATTTGTCAAACCCACCGAAAGAAAAGACTCCAGTGGCGATGGCGACGAGGAGAACTTTTGCTTGTTCTCTTTCTTTGTTGAATTATTagcaataaaaagaaataaagattgAAAGAAAGAATTGGAAAAGCACAGAGACACTTCTTGATCAATTTGGCCGACGCTTGAATTCTTTCGGATTGGATTCTTTTGCCAGGAAAAAAATAATTCTTTCGGGATTCACGAATTCAACCGAGTAACTCAAGAATTATAAGTTGGAATTAGCAGAATCTGTCACTGGGGAGCGATCTGCTCGCGCCGCCATGCGGTGCTCTGTTTCGGCGGCCGTCGTTCCCGTGCGCCGACGTACTGGTGCCGGCGGCCGCGGCCGACGACGCCTCGTCCTCCGTTCCAATCTGCAGGACGTCTGCGATCGAAACCTTGTCTTGGTTCGACGCGTTTTCCGTCGAGAACGATCGCTTTATCGGTCGGcgatctttttcttcttcctcctcgtcgTCGTCCCTGATATCGACTTTGCTGTGCCGGCTCTGCTCGGCTGCGATTTGGGGCGGCGCGTGCTTTCCAAGCTcccgcctttcttcttcttccactctcTCCTCCACCACTATCACCATCTCGTCTCTTCCCGGCGCCTCCAGGACCACTCGTTCCGCCGTCGCAGCCGCCGGAGGCGGAGGCGATGGCGGCGGCGGATGTAGGGGAATGTTTATACTGGCCCGGCAGAGTGGGCAGTTGGAGTGCGACCGCAACCACGTATCGATGCACTGGAGATGGAAGGCGTGGCCGCACTTGGGCAGCAGCCGGAGGCTCTCCTCCTCCCGGAACTCGCTGAGGCAAACAGAGCAATCGGCACTCTGCACCACCCCGTCCCCCCGCCGGTACTTGTGCACCGCGATCTTTCTTATCAACGCCTCGTCGACGCCGTTCGCCGGCGAGTCCTGCGGCCACCCGGCCTCGCTGCGCCGCGGCCGGCCGCCGGGGAGATCGAGGCTGTCGCCGGCTGCCGCCGGAGGGTTGAACCACCGGTGCACCGACCGGAAGCCCCCGCAGTACTTGGACACGACGGTGTAGTAGCAGATGAGGAGGAGGGCGCCGGCGAGCACGCCGATGATGGCGATGACCAGGGGGGAGAAGTTGACGCCGGAGCCGTCGTCCGAAAACTCCGAGGGCGGAGGCGGCGGGAAGATGACGTAGCACCACTGCGGACAGTAGACGCTGCAGAATCCCATGGAGCAGTCCCTCGTCGGCACGTAGGGCACCCACTGCTGGTTGTCGCCGGCGGCGGCCATGAATGCAATCACAGAGAGCAGAGAAGCTCCCTGCTCCCTCCCCGATTGCTGCAAAATACTACTCACTGAGCAGAAAAAGGCAGTGGTTGAATCAAAAGAACTACCTTTTTAGACAAATCGAGAGAGATTATCAAGATCTTGCCGTTGTTTTGGGAGAAAGAAGGAATCCAATTGGCTTGGCATCAAAGCaaagtagagaagaagaagaggcagcTGAGCAACTTTATCTACCATCTCCTATCTTTGCTTTGCCAAATGTCTATATACGTGGGAAACGGTGGTTGGTTGGCCAAGGTATTCCCTGTCTAGCGTTGAACACCGTTAAGAGTTGGTGGCCGTGACATTTTATCAAACCAATTTtggattattttttttactaaatatttttaaaaaggtgCATTGTACTTTATATTTTACCAAACTACTTTTCTATTTCTCAAAAATACTATTTCATTTCATCTATTATTGTtgaatagttaaaaaaaaaaatcaaatttataataaaGGGGTATTATTATGCTTTTAAcattcttttttattattattttgagcaTGTCATTAAACATTTTTGATAAATCGAATAAAAATCATATTCCACAAATATTCCATGAGATCAATAATTTAAACAACAAACATATCaaatatattttagtttttttgtTTGGAAAAAAAGGATAAGTTGAACAGAGAggtttctcttaattttttttttctatagttCAGGTTTTTTTAAGTCTTCTAGACTAATTCTCAAAGTAAACGGAACCTTTCCATAGTTCACCTATTGGGTTATTGGGTAAATTTTGAATGTAACTTATGTACACTTAGATACCTATCTTCAAAATATTCTTCTctactaaatttatttattaagtgaTTCATTTAATTGAGGATTTTttccatgaaaattttttattgatcatcagaataaataaaaaaatcctCATGATTGTCCATCCAAAGTGATCAGCATTCTTAGATTTATCATTCTACTAAAGAAAAATATATCACAATACGTTATAATGTAATTCAAATCTTAAATATGAAGCTTTTTATTGATTATCTAAATCAAAAAGTATTCATGATTATCCATCTGGAGCCGTCAATAGTTTTAGATTTGTCATTCTAGTAAAAGAAAGTGTCTTACAATACGTCGTAGCTATAATTCGAATcttaaatatttagttaattattaGGGTATCTGACTGTTGTACCATTGTCCAAATTCTATTGGGATTTATTTCATTATAGTAAAAAGTTATTGTACTTTCCTCAGGCGCCCTTCAAAATATGTCCCCAGATtatatgaagggaggtaaatcatagggTCAACTTATCGTTGAGCGCCAAATGATTATAACGTGGGAAGGATTTTTTTCCGACAGTATATATCTATCGTAAATTAATCTCTAtcctattataataaatttatcctCCTCTGATCGCCTATTTCCACAACCCGGGAGACTCTTGAGATATCTCTACCAAATGTAtctaataaaaaaactaattgaATTAGATATATGAGTTATGTGGGCTTTAGTTTGCACAAGCAAAATAACAAAATATGGTTTGGTAATAATAATGAATAATAATAGTATTAAAATAGCATTCAACTATTATTAAAGTATAAAATTTACATCAAGTTTTATTTTTTGGAAGAtagattttgttttattttatattttgacAAGTGTTACATGGATGTCATAATTTAGTTGAAATTTTATATAtgtctatttttaaatattgtacAATAGTTAGCTAGGTATATACCTTTCAGTCCCAAATATATATCTAAAAATTGTATTTGGCACCTGCAATTAATTATTTAAGTATCCCTGCACCAGTAAGTAATTGCTGATTAGCTTAAGGACTAAAAAAATCCAGCAGGTGATTAGACATATAAGATGACGACAAATTAAAGAAAGTAGGCAATAAACAAGATGGCTTGATGCATTATGCAAGTTTTCTCCGATCGAAGAAAATAAAATCAATCCTAACTAAGGgtgttttcttttaattttttataaaaaaatagtgCTCTAtccataatttattttttttcaaaaaaaaaaaaactattttatgcTCCACTTGAATAAAATTTCGTCATCTTGAAGCATCTTTAACTTTGACTCAATTTTAATTGAAGTACTTGCTCTATCTAAGAATAAAAAGTGACgtagttttgattaaaattataaaaGCTATTTTTTATGTCAATAGAGTATTAatgtttaataatttttaaaaacaatgtGAATAATTAGAGATGAGtactttaaagaaaataaaagaaaaaaattaaaattataaaagctatttttttatatccatctggattataaaaaaaaattaaagaaaaagtggGAGAAGGAAGAATAAAGGGGAAGAAAGATAAAGGTAATAATATCTTCCTCTTTATATTTATCTACTCTGTAGAGGAGGAGAAAAAGCCAGTGGCAGGAACAGTGCTGAGAGGTGACTTTCCATGAGGCTGAAGCTTTTGAGGTAGTCCATCGATCTCCAGCTACAGATTATTATTCCATGGATCGATGGATGGACATATCGATGGAGAGTGCGGGATTCTGGAGGAATTGCCAGACTTTGGACATGGAACATATTCCTTTGTCTCAGGGAGTCGAAAGCTGGCAGGAGACCCAAAAGCTACTCACAATGCTTCTTCTGTACATGTCTCTTGTTCATGTGCTCCAGCTATCCATAAGCAATAGCTCACAGCTAGCTAATCTTGTTTACGGGACATCGAAACACTAGTTTCAAGGTCTAGACTCTTGACGGTGGCGTGGCGTGGCGGGCTGGTGAGCCGATTGTAGATATTCTATAGATTTTACTTTGTATATATTCTATACAAGATGTATTCATTATGTGTTTGATTTACTGGATGTGGATTATGTGTATACAAATCCGTTAACCtactttttatttattattgataGATGGATAATATGTAATAATTGTTATAAATATGTAGTAGGTAGTAGTTACCATAACATGTGTAACAGTTATTATATAATAGATATTATAATATGTAGTAGTTAATAGCTGCTATAATATAATAGTTGTTATACATTATAGTAGCTACTACATAATAACTATTATAATGAGTAGTAATTACTatgtagtagctactacaatgtgtagtagTTACTGTGTAGTAGATGTTACAATtacaattattttttatgttgtagctgctacaatatataACAATTTTTGTGTAGTAGCTGCTAACTACAATTATttttcatgttgtagcagctacatttacaacattgtagcagctacttcgatgaTTAGTTATTATAATGTTGTAGCAGACACTTCAAcagctagctgctacaacgttgtagtagctacttcgatGGCTAGCTGCTACAGCATTATAGCAGATACTTCGACTGCTATGTGTTACAACAATGTAGCAGCTACTTCAACGACTAGTTGTTACAACATTGTAACAGCTACTTCGAcgattagctactacaacgttgtagcaactacttcgaCAGCcagttgctacaacgttgtaacaGCTACTTCGACACTCCAAAAAATCTTTTCTTaccattttttaattatataatttgTTGGAAACTTGTCAAATATCATTTCACACAAACCATTCGATAGTAAGTCtttttaatttaagttgtaattccctctaatcctaatatattattaggatttgTGCTATAATGTACAAGCCCTAGCTACCATAATGTCTAGCAACTACTTCGACATTTAGTTGATACAACGTGTGGTAGCTATTTGGATAGTTAGCTACTTAGTTGCTTCAAAATAGTTAATAgacatttgtatatatttgtcATGTTGTAATTTTTTATATCCAATATTATAGTTATCATGTTTAATACATattaatattttatgatttaagTTGTAACTGCTACGTGTATCAACTATCAATCAGGTAGCTACAACAACATGTAGCAACTATCTGATAGTAGCTGCTAGATAAGGTAGCAGCTACCGTACAATAGCTGCTCTACATTATAGCAGTTACCCTACATTAGCAACTACACGGTGTAGCAGCTAGTTGACATCAATTAATATGTGACAACTCatcaattaatattttaatgGAGACCTACCTACTCCGGTTCATTGATCCATTACTTCTATAGAATAACCATTCATACCTGTTATAAATGATGGCCACATGAACTCAGCTAAAATCCAACTTTGTCAAAAGGACAACTGCAGGCACGTGATACTCCTATTCCAGGATTTTATAGCGGCCTTATTTTCCTATAAAATGATGGTGTCGCAGAGGGGCGCTTCTCATTATCGCTTCCACATCTCACTCCTTTACGAGCTTTCTCACTTTCTTCTTCATTCTCCCTTTCATGACACTTTTACGAGTAGCATAACTTTGGTGCCATCTTCCCTACCACCTTCGTCATTCCTTTCATGGCATCTATTATCTTTGTCCAAAATCTAGTATTGTATCTTCCTCCCAAAACAAAAATGACAAGGTGGTCATGTTGTCTTTCACGGTGTATTGTAAGCTTTCATATGGCTTTGTCCGAAATTTGGTTGTGTGTCTTCCATGTGCTATTCTTTCATCTTTTAGATTGTGTGCTTCAATGAATTTCAAGAAGCCTCTTCTGTTGATCTGATCGACCAAACATCTCCCACCACTACATGAGGTAAATGAAAAAGATAAGAAGAGCAATCAATTAGTTGATTAGCACATTCTTGGAATGTCATGGTGGCATTTGTATGACTCAATTAGATGTCAATGTTCACACATATACACTTGCAATACAAAAAGACAAGAAGTTTTCTGGCTTGCCATTAAATTCGATCAAAGAAATACATTAAATCTTAGTGATAATCTTGACGATACATTAAAATGTTAGTTTTCAACCGGTAGCAATTAATTATCCAACTATCTGCTACACGTTATAGCTACTAGGGCTTGTACGTTGTGTCGTTGTAGCATAAActctattaaaaaatatttgacaaataatcttttcTTTCATTGtgaatatttttttgataaatttatttttttttgttatataattttttttagcaaCTACATTTTTTAGTGGATAGtacccctaaaaatatttttgttatgtatatcaacttggtaaaaaaatatttaaaatcattttaagatttaattatctctaatcctaatatattattaggatttataTTATAACGTACAAGACTtaattgctatatgttgtagcaactacttcgaCAGTTAACAACTACAACGTATAACAACTACTTGGTAagtcatttcattttaagttgtaattccctctatttctaatatattatttatacgtgattctaaatgatctatttaattaatataggggAAAATATATATTGTCTTTATTGGATGTTAGCTGGATGTTTATGACACTTGGATAGAAGCATCTACATCAGTCATTCGAGAGTAAATAGAATGCAATAAGAGCTTTTAAAGCCTACAATGATAAAAATAGAGAGAATACCTCCATTACATCGAGAGGAAAAGAATGTTCGTGTGCATCCTCAAATATAGTGTCAAGTTCAAAATCAGAGAGAAAACTATCGGAGAATGACAAATTTAGAAAATTGAAAGATGCATTTGAAGAGATAGATCAACAGTTAGATTCTCTATAAATTTGTGACGAAGATTAGATATGGTATTTTAATTGTAATATCTATAGGTCTTCTAACTTTAAATCTTTCATGATGTATTAACTTTTGAACAAATTAGTTATGGAAATTAGACATttatatttat includes these proteins:
- the LOC122024335 gene encoding E3 ubiquitin-protein ligase Os04g0590900-like — encoded protein: MAAAGDNQQWVPYVPTRDCSMGFCSVYCPQWCYVIFPPPPPSEFSDDGSGVNFSPLVIAIIGVLAGALLLICYYTVVSKYCGGFRSVHRWFNPPAAAGDSLDLPGGRPRRSEAGWPQDSPANGVDEALIRKIAVHKYRRGDGVVQSADCSVCLSEFREEESLRLLPKCGHAFHLQCIDTWLRSHSNCPLCRASINIPLHPPPPSPPPPAAATAERVVLEAPGRDEMVIVVEERVEEEERRELGKHAPPQIAAEQSRHSKVDIRDDDEEEEEKDRRPIKRSFSTENASNQDKVSIADVLQIGTEDEASSAAAAGTSTSAHGNDGRRNRAPHGGASRSLPSDRFC